In Lolium rigidum isolate FL_2022 chromosome 3, APGP_CSIRO_Lrig_0.1, whole genome shotgun sequence, the genomic window aaaaattatttgtattttttaaacatttttaaatatgtttaacatgcatttcaaataaagggtgcatatgcacctgggtgCAGAAACACCATGTCCATCTATGTAATACTATTTAAGTAGCTCTAATAATTAATGGTTGCATGTGCATGCAAGAGTGGAGAGGATGGAAGAGTCAAAACGCTACAAGCCAGCTGCAGTGTCTCGTTTTCTGTGTGCAGGCGTGCAGCCCCGCTGTATGTGAAGTGCCCGCTCTCTTCTCTCTCATATTTTCTCTCTCTTTCACCTACGATTTTGCTAATATAAAATATCTTGTAGCCAACTGAGTAGGATCTATTATACTTGCTCTGAGGCGTCTTTGGGTGAAGCTGAAGCTGCACTCATTACTTTGACGCTACTGATTTTGTGGGGATTGTTtcgttttgttttgttggtgGAGTCACGACTAAGTGCCCCTCGCCAACTTTATCTTCTTCTCACCAGTTACTTATTAATTGACTCCAAATCTTAATTCCTCCAACCTACACATGATGTCCCACCATGCTATCTATATGTGTCTTCAACACCAGATCAGACCAGACAGACTTAGGAAACAGACTCAGCTTCTTTCTGCTGTTTGCTCCCTCTTACTTTTGTTTCATATATATATAAGCAAAAAAACAAGGTATCTCTTCATCTGACATGCTCACAAATTACATGGCACGGCCCAGTCCTGTCTGTCGTGTCTCGCTCACAAATTAAGACACAGGTTACAGTCTTACTGCCGtctcatttcgaaaaaaaaaagtctTACAGACGTCTTAGAATGATGCAGGGATGCTAACTACTCTAGTGATGCCTGAGACCTTGTGTGCTTGTAGACACTACAAAGTACAGAAGCATCTGCAGTTGCTTCCTTCCTATTCAACTCTCCAACTATGCCTTGTGCACGTGCaggcaataaaaatgatcaggagCTATTTTCCCGTGTATATGCATATCAGCCATGTAGAATGTTTTCCTTTCTTCTCCAGACAGGCAAGGTCCAATACTCAATACAACCAACAACAGCTTACCTGCTAGTTACTCTTCATTCCTCAGCTTCATTCGGTCTAAGAAGCTCTTGCCCTCGAGTTTCGCGGAGAAGAAAAGCTTCATGAAGTCCTCATGGTCCACCGTTTTATAGGCCTCGTCTTCGTGCACCACAATCTCCTTCAGAGGGCCTATCATGGCATGGATGTGTGGAGAGTGGAATGCCGCGACTGACAGCCTCTCTTCCTTTGGGTTGACGACGGCACGGTGCTCGATGCTCCTGTATCTTCCATTCGTGAAGATCTGTCCTCACCAAAGCAAAACATCGCAATCTACCATATCACAACAGGCACTATAATATCTGTTCAGGATTGAGTTGGTGTTCAACTGTCCAGCCTTACCTCCAAGATATCTCCGACGTTTACGACAAAAGCGCCCTGGAGGGGCTTGACAGGAAACCAACTGCCATTCCTCTTAATCTGCAGGCCTTGAACATGATTTACTTGGAGGACGAGAGTCAGAAGATCAGAATCAGAGTGTGGAGAGAAGCCGACAACTTTGTCCGCCTGAGCACACGGGGGATAGTAGTTCATCCTGACTGACTGTATTCCACCGACACATGTGTCAGCAATCACTTCTGGTTCCAACCCCAAATTTTGCGCCATGGTAGCCAAAAGGGTATCTGTTATATCCTTCACAGCGGCAGAATACTTGTCCAGTGTTGATCTGAATGAAACTCACAGTCAGAAACTTGGATGGGTAAGAACTCATTGTTCCATTTACAAGGGCAAGACATAAAACCAAAGATTTGCAGTTGATACTTAAGACTATAAATTATGCCTTTTTGGCTGTTCTATACCTAATTTTGCCTTCCTAACTCCTAAGTACGGCCCAAGAAAGGAGACACCAAAAAAGTACTGGAAACATATTTCATTGTAATTAAGCTGAGGAATAAAAGAGGCAAGTAACAGGTAATGAAGAGTCGCAATCATACTTGAAGTTAGCAGGTTGGTCCGGCCAGAACCTCAAGTTCCTGTCCTCCGGTGGCTGTGTGTACAGGTACATCATGTCAGCCCAGTCAAGCTTCTGATCCTCCGAGACGACGAATAACTGGCCATAACCTTCCAACTGCCCTCGTTCCTGGGTAAACTTTTTCTTAACCTCTGCAGGAAACTGAAAGAATTGCTGAATGTTGGCCTTCATCCCCTCAACCACATCGTCTGGAACACTGTGGTTAATTAGCTACAAACACCAATTACTTTCCATCAGGACGAGTGCTCAACTTCTTATGATCGCAGTTAGCAGGACAAGAAATTGCATTCACTACAAAgtgttcgtccaattataagtagAAATTGAACTGAAAGTATCTCTGATAGGATTGCATCTTAGTTGGTTGGATTGACGAAACATAGACATAGCAACACAGGTACCAATGTATAAAAGATAGCAGAGACAAAGTATGAATGGCAAAACTTGGAGATGTAAGGCAacaaacctggaagaagccccaGTCTTGGCAGATCCTGTGGAGGCGTGCAGACTCCTCGCTGTGGTCCAGCAGCAGCCTCTGGTAATCAATGATGGGGATCTGATCCTCGCCGGCGATGGCGACCACATCCGCCGCTGCCTCTGGCCGGAGATACCTTGACGGCACGTCGGCTCCGCCGGTGGCTGCCACCATGGCCTGGACACTAGGGACGGGGAGAGATTCCATCTCTTGCCTGCCGCTCTTGAGATACTACTGTACTAATTCCTCCGATAGTTCAGTCTTCTTCTGTAAGTATACCTCATGCCCATTGGCATATGTAGACGATGGTAACATGGCATCCACTAATTTAATACTCAGAAATCCAGTCCAGTAGCAGCCATAAAAAATACTGGCAACCtgcttgtttttcttttcttctgttctTTCTGAGAATCAACATCCATTCCTCTCTAAGAGGACATCACACCGGATTAAAAAATTAAATAATGTGGTACAGCTAGCTCATGCCCTCATCACACACTATGCGGGAGAATCAAACACAAATAGGAATTCACAGTGGATAGGGTAGAAGAAATATACCAAATGTGATTAAGGCTTGCAAAATACATGGCCCGGAAAAAGTACAGAAACTGCAAGGGTATGTTTGACAAGTCCAGTTCCTGTGCTCTAACAAAGACGGCTAATCAGAAACTAATTCCAAAGCATGAGGGGTCAGGGCCTTAAGGGCATGGGTCGGGTGGCCTCTGCATGAGACGCGAATCGTTCAGTCCCTCCACCGGTTACCGCAGGAGAGGTTGCAGCAGACGAAGAACAGAGTCATCCCCTCCTCCCCTCTTGCTGTAGCCTGCACATTATAAAGATAACAAGAAGTTAAAGAACAGTCATCAGCTATCGATCGGATTGTGCAAATGAAGGACGCCTGTAACTCAAAACATTCATGTTTCATGGTTGGATGTTGGTGCACAATAAAAACAGAGATATAATGAACAGCCTTCGTTATGCAAGAAATACGTATTAAGTTGCATTCAGTCTAAAGAGTACAAAAACCTTAATATGTTCCAAAGGTCAACAGGTTATCAATAGTGCACAAAAGGTATCCTTACTATTGCATAAACATATCATCTTAAGGCAGAAACCAAAGAGATATACAGTTTGGACTGCAGAAAATGAGGGCAACACTAGGAATATAGAATTACGACATACAGTCCAAACATGCAAAATTTTGTATGTAACCACAACATTAGCAAGGTTCGGATTTGACAATGTGCACTGCCATGTCAGATATATCAAGCCAAACAAGGAATAAATTGGCTGCATACAGATATAACACAGATTACAGCACAAATCAGAGATATATACAGTTTGGAGTGCAGACAGGCAAAGCCTCCTTCAGCATAAGGTCAAGACTAGCAAATTTAGGTACACGACAGCAACATTAACAAGGCCAGAAAACTTCATAATATGCACTGCCATGTCATGAACCATGATATCTCAAGCTACATAAACAATAAATAGGCTGCTGGCATGAACCTGGAAGAAAACGGCCTCGCCGTGACCGCAGGCAGCGCAGCGGACGTCCTTGTTCCGGGGCAGAGTGGGGTCAGCGGCAACATCCTGGAGAACCTGTGTACGCTCCGCGGCGGCGTGGTGCACCTCGTTGCGGTAGACGCAGTTGTTGTCGGCGACCTCCTGAACCAAGGAAACAACCAAGACAGAATTGATGAGTTGTTTTTCCATTTTATTATCACACATTTTAGGTGGAATTTTTTAGAGCAGAAATAAAGGTTGTGGTTGGTTATGGGTACATTGCACCAGCCAGAGTAGAAACAAACAGTAGATTATCATCATTTCATAAATAAAAAGATAAATAGACAAATGTGGCACATTATTATGTGTCTCCATTTTTACTCCAATTGAAGCCATGAACAGGGGTCGCGCAGCCGGCATTTGGAGGACATCACAAGTGCGTGCTTCGATTGGGCCGCAATTTTGGGTTCAAAGCGATTCGGAAGCCACGACGGACGGGGATTACCGAAAACCCTAGGATTTGGGGGCGATTAAAAACCCTGGAACAAACAAATCGCGGCGGCATTGCGTGTGGGGATGGGGATTGGGACGGGTTGGCGCGCGTTACCTGGTGTTCGCAGTTGCGGCACGCGTAGAGGAGCACGCGCCGGTCCTTCCCCTCCTTGGGGTACAGGATGTTGTTGCTGCCATCGATTTTTATTTCAGTTAATCAACTCCGGCCACCGGCCATTAGCAGGAGGAGAATGGGGAGGAAGCGGCGGGAGGGGAGGAAGGAGGGGCACGTGCTACCGTACCACTCGCGGCAGAACTTCATGGCgctcatggcggcggcggcggacgacggcgggaGAGTCGATTTCCGTTGCCTGTTGCCTGTTGCTGCGGTGTGGTGCGATCGAGTCCTGTGGCGTGGTGGGGTTCGGGGTTGGGTTTATATATACGGACCCAACGGAACTGGTGTTGGTCGGTTCAGGTCCTTCTTGTTTTACTCTGCTCCGGTTTCGCccttcactctctctctctctgtttttttgagaaatttttttgctcaattttactacctccgtttcaaggaataaggcgccctcatt contains:
- the LOC124694208 gene encoding 2-oxoglutarate-dependent dioxygenase 11-like, which produces MESLPVPSVQAMVAATGGADVPSRYLRPEAAADVVAIAGEDQIPIIDYQRLLLDHSEESARLHRICQDWGFFQLINHSVPDDVVEGMKANIQQFFQFPAEVKKKFTQERGQLEGYGQLFVVSEDQKLDWADMMYLYTQPPEDRNLRFWPDQPANFKSTLDKYSAAVKDITDTLLATMAQNLGLEPEVIADTCVGGIQSVRMNYYPPCAQADKVVGFSPHSDSDLLTLVLQVNHVQGLQIKRNGSWFPVKPLQGAFVVNVGDILEIFTNGRYRSIEHRAVVNPKEERLSVAAFHSPHIHAMIGPLKEIVVHEDEAYKTVDHEDFMKLFFSAKLEGKSFLDRMKLRNEE
- the LOC124694209 gene encoding DNA-directed RNA polymerases II, IV and V subunit 9B-like produces the protein MSAMKFCRECNNILYPKEGKDRRVLLYACRNCEHQEVADNNCVYRNEVHHAAAERTQVLQDVAADPTLPRNKDVRCAACGHGEAVFFQATARGEEGMTLFFVCCNLSCGNRWRD